Genomic DNA from Methanobacterium sp.:
TGTTTACTTTGATTTATTTATTTTCTAACTGGTTTGGAAAGGTAAAAAAAGTTCCATTTACCTTTTTAACAATCAGTACGGTGATTCTGGTTTTAACAAATATCATTTTTGTTTACCAGTTTCTATTTGGAGAATATAAATCTGGCGGGTTATTAGATGCGGGTTGGTTGATATCATATGTTTTAACCGCATTAGCCGGTATTTCATATATTAAAAACGATAAATTCAAGTCATTTCCATTCAAATCATTTAAATTTCTAATTAAAATTAATTGGAGCGCATATTTGCCCGTAATATGGCTTTTTTTTATTTATATATTTTTAATCGGAATTTACATGTATCCCAACACCTCCCATTTAAATATTATAATCGGAGGCTCTTTAATTATAATAACAATGGTATTTATTCGTCAAATAATTTCATTGAAAGAAATTAACAGAAATAAAAGATTACTGGAGAAAAAAGAAAAGCATTTACGCTTAATAACAGATAATACCATAGATATAGTAACAAGATGCAATTTTAAAGGAATATATCAATATATTAGTCCATCATCCAGTAAAATTTTGGGATATGAGCCTCATGAATTGTTAGGAAAGAATGCATTAGATTTTGTGCATCCAGACGACATTCAAAGTTTGAAAGAGTCATTTATAAAAGCACGTGACAATAATGATTCCAATGAGATAGAATATCGATACAAGAAAGCATCTGAAACTTATATTTGGATTCAAACAGTAGGTAAACCCATATTTAATCAAGAAAATGTTCACCAGGGATTCATATGTAGCAGTAGAAATGTAGATGATAGTAAACGTGCAGAAGAACAGATAAAAAATTCCCTTGAAGAAAAAAGAGTATTGTTAAAAGAAATCCATCACCGTGTAAAAAACAATATGCAAATAGTAAGCAGCCTTTTAAGTCTCCAATCAAGATATATTGAAGATGAAAACGCCAAGGATGTTTTTAAGGAAAGCCAGGACAGAGTGAAGTCAATGGCAATAATACATGAAAATCTTTACCAATCCCATAATCTTGCAAGAATAAACTTTGATGAATACATACAGAAACTTGTATCAGGGCTTTTTAATTCATACGGCACAATGGGCTTGATAAAAACTGAACTGGACTTATGTAAAGTTTCGCTTGATATAGACACTGCAGTTCCCTGTGGTCTTATATTAAATGAACTTATCACCAATTCAATAAAACACGCTTTTCCAATAAATAAAAATCATGAATATGGGTTAATAAACGTTAAATTATACAAAGAAAGT
This window encodes:
- a CDS encoding histidine kinase dimerization/phosphoacceptor domain -containing protein, translated to MFFRDLLIILTIFLGFLIVFNNYSSFFSVLDDIIFLSINFLVLSVLFYVTKQSSKLGRGAFIGWTLITLSIVVTLIGNIIWILLSAGFNQVSFPSIADIFYLTYYPLILIGIFYLPVEKTKEIRRYQVLLDTGILIISAALILWIVLIDPILQNNPVNSIGMGIYMSYLLLDIFLLFTLIYLFSNWFGKVKKVPFTFLTISTVILVLTNIIFVYQFLFGEYKSGGLLDAGWLISYVLTALAGISYIKNDKFKSFPFKSFKFLIKINWSAYLPVIWLFFIYIFLIGIYMYPNTSHLNIIIGGSLIIITMVFIRQIISLKEINRNKRLLEKKEKHLRLITDNTIDIVTRCNFKGIYQYISPSSSKILGYEPHELLGKNALDFVHPDDIQSLKESFIKARDNNDSNEIEYRYKKASETYIWIQTVGKPIFNQENVHQGFICSSRNVDDSKRAEEQIKNSLEEKRVLLKEIHHRVKNNMQIVSSLLSLQSRYIEDENAKDVFKESQDRVKSMAIIHENLYQSHNLARINFDEYIQKLVSGLFNSYGTMGLIKTELDLCKVSLDIDTAVPCGLILNELITNSIKHAFPINKNHEYGLINVKLYKESEEMVEIVVSDNGVGFPEDIDFQNTSSLGLQLVNALVNQINGTIELKNTDGTEFKIRFKNKNGK